A window of Streptomyces armeniacus contains these coding sequences:
- a CDS encoding GntR family transcriptional regulator, producing the protein MAKQGAGELPKYQRIAAELRAAIESGQYGPGDQLPGENQLKETHQVALMTARQALDVLKNEGIAESRKGKGVFVRAFRPVRRRGVQRLSQEVWGSGRSVWADDAADRDLVVDGIEVGEAPATEPVARVLGLEPGAAVCTRHRRFVLDGKPVLLSVSHLPAELVAGSPVTQEDTGPGGTYARLAELGHKPVRFREEVRSRMPSAAETRQLELSAGTPVMRICRTAFDGDGRAVELNEMTLDAAAYVLEYDIEA; encoded by the coding sequence ATGGCCAAGCAGGGCGCGGGCGAGCTGCCCAAGTACCAGCGGATCGCGGCGGAGCTGAGGGCGGCGATCGAGTCGGGGCAGTACGGGCCCGGCGATCAACTGCCCGGCGAGAACCAGCTCAAGGAGACCCACCAGGTCGCCCTGATGACCGCGCGGCAGGCTCTGGACGTGCTCAAGAACGAGGGCATCGCCGAATCCCGCAAGGGCAAGGGCGTGTTCGTCCGGGCGTTCCGTCCCGTCCGGCGGCGCGGGGTGCAGCGGCTGTCGCAGGAGGTGTGGGGTTCCGGGCGGTCGGTGTGGGCGGATGACGCGGCGGACCGGGACCTCGTCGTGGACGGGATCGAGGTCGGTGAGGCACCGGCCACGGAGCCGGTCGCCCGCGTGCTCGGGCTGGAACCCGGCGCAGCGGTCTGTACGCGCCACCGCCGGTTCGTCCTCGACGGCAAGCCCGTGCTCCTGTCCGTGTCCCATCTCCCGGCGGAACTCGTGGCCGGTTCGCCGGTCACCCAGGAGGACACCGGCCCCGGCGGCACGTACGCGCGGCTCGCCGAACTCGGGCACAAGCCCGTCCGGTTCCGGGAGGAAGTGCGGTCGCGGATGCCGAGTGCCGCCGAGACACGGCAGTTGGAGCTCTCGGCGGGCACACCGGTCATGCGCATCTGCCGCACCGCGTTCGACGGCGACGGCCGGGCCGTGGAGTTGAACGAGATGACGCTCGACGCGGCGGCCTACGTGCTGGAGTACGACATCGAGGCGTGA
- a CDS encoding ATP-binding protein, with amino-acid sequence MPEATQRFFDPRPEAVRMAREFACLSLASWRRAAEPVETVRLCVSELASNALLHGAEPGRGFLVRLALADDVVRLEVHDSREVRPEPRRPSALDTAGRGLLLVAELADDWGVADREPFGKIVWARIKAPRR; translated from the coding sequence GTGCCCGAAGCGACGCAGAGGTTCTTCGACCCCAGGCCCGAAGCCGTCCGAATGGCGCGGGAGTTCGCCTGCCTCTCCCTCGCCTCGTGGAGACGTGCCGCCGAGCCGGTCGAGACCGTCCGGCTGTGCGTGTCCGAGCTGGCGTCCAACGCGCTGCTGCACGGCGCCGAGCCCGGGCGCGGCTTCCTGGTGCGACTGGCCCTGGCCGACGACGTCGTACGTCTGGAGGTGCACGACAGCCGCGAGGTGCGGCCCGAGCCGCGCCGTCCCTCCGCCTTGGACACCGCCGGGCGCGGGCTGCTGCTCGTCGCCGAACTCGCCGACGACTGGGGCGTCGCGGACCGGGAGCCGTTCGGCAAGATCGTCTGGGCCCGGATCAAGGCGCCGCGCAGATGA
- a CDS encoding molybdopterin-dependent oxidoreductase, whose translation MASRRGWCSNRGVDLVQGNSGGPDGPARPDGQDPADGQGAPVGRRLLLGTLALGAAGLAAAPSLQRGMENALGAVAGKDPTGFTGLLPNGGGFRYYSVVSSVPHKGPDDYRLTVDGLVDREADYTLAELRALPQTRLVRDVQCVTGWRVPETPFKGVRLSRLLDAAGVRSEAKAVRFTCFDGAYSESLTLEQARRADVLVALEMQDKPLSHDHGGPARLYVAPMYFYKSAKWLSGITLTRDVRPGYWEKRGYDVDAWVGRSNGRDGDVPTAA comes from the coding sequence ATGGCGTCCCGGCGGGGGTGGTGCTCGAATCGGGGGGTGGACCTCGTACAGGGCAATTCCGGCGGGCCGGACGGGCCGGCCCGGCCGGATGGGCAGGATCCCGCCGACGGGCAGGGCGCGCCCGTCGGGCGGCGGCTGCTGCTGGGCACGCTCGCGCTCGGGGCCGCCGGGCTGGCGGCCGCGCCATCTCTGCAGCGCGGGATGGAGAACGCGCTCGGGGCCGTCGCGGGCAAGGACCCCACCGGCTTCACCGGGCTGCTGCCGAACGGCGGCGGGTTCCGGTACTACTCCGTCGTCTCCTCCGTCCCGCACAAGGGCCCCGACGACTACCGCCTCACCGTCGACGGCCTCGTCGACCGCGAGGCCGACTACACCCTCGCCGAGTTGCGCGCGCTGCCGCAGACGCGGCTCGTACGGGATGTGCAGTGCGTCACCGGGTGGCGGGTGCCGGAGACGCCGTTCAAGGGGGTACGGCTGTCGCGGCTGCTGGACGCGGCCGGGGTGCGGAGTGAGGCGAAGGCCGTACGGTTCACCTGCTTCGACGGCGCGTACAGCGAGAGCCTCACGCTCGAACAGGCCCGCCGCGCCGACGTGCTGGTCGCGTTGGAGATGCAGGACAAGCCGCTGAGCCACGACCACGGCGGGCCCGCGCGGCTGTACGTCGCGCCCATGTACTTCTACAAGTCCGCGAAGTGGCTCTCCGGCATCACCCTCACCCGCGACGTACGGCCCGGCTACTGGGAGAAGCGCGGCTACGACGTCGACGCCTGGGTCGGCCGCTCGAACGGACGCGACGGCGATGTCCCCACCGCCGCCTGA
- a CDS encoding cytochrome b/b6 domain-containing protein has protein sequence MSPPPPDAPRAAARGAVRGAARVAAGGAVRRAERPQGVLRFTLGERWVHHSTALLMGVCVFTAACLYLPQLAQLVGRRALMVTLHEWSGLLLPAPFLLGLASRAFRADLRRLNRFGPHDRDWLTAALRRRRYGRESGKFNAGQKVWAAWIAGAVLVMTATGLMMWFTDLAPLVWRTAATFVHDWLALAIGVVLIGHVLMAAGDPEARRGMRTGRVAPDWARREHPLWRPPAEADADADADADAGAGADARP, from the coding sequence ATGTCCCCACCGCCGCCTGACGCCCCCCGAGCAGCCGCACGAGGCGCGGTCCGCGGCGCTGCCCGAGTCGCGGCTGGAGGCGCGGTCCGCCGCGCCGAACGCCCGCAGGGCGTCCTGCGTTTCACGCTCGGGGAGCGGTGGGTGCACCACTCCACGGCGCTGCTGATGGGCGTGTGCGTGTTCACGGCGGCGTGCCTGTATCTGCCGCAGCTCGCCCAACTCGTCGGCCGCCGCGCCCTGATGGTCACCCTCCACGAGTGGTCGGGCCTGCTGCTGCCCGCGCCGTTCCTGCTGGGGCTGGCGTCGCGCGCGTTCCGGGCTGACCTGCGGCGCCTGAACCGTTTCGGGCCGCACGACCGCGACTGGCTGACAGCCGCTCTGCGGCGGCGCCGGTACGGCCGGGAGTCCGGCAAGTTCAACGCGGGGCAGAAGGTCTGGGCCGCCTGGATCGCGGGCGCGGTGCTGGTGATGACCGCGACCGGGCTCATGATGTGGTTCACGGACCTGGCGCCGCTGGTGTGGCGTACGGCGGCGACGTTCGTACACGACTGGCTGGCCCTCGCCATCGGCGTCGTGCTCATCGGGCACGTGCTGATGGCCGCAGGCGACCCGGAGGCGCGGCGCGGGATGCGTACGGGGCGGGTCGCGCCGGACTGGGCCCGACGCGAGCACCCGCTGTGGCGGCCCCCGGCGGAGGCCGATGCCGATGCCGATGCCGATGCGGACGCGGGCGCGGGCGCGGACGCCCGTCCGTAG
- a CDS encoding MFS transporter, which produces MSGMVQSPPAPDVSSGSSGDRVARPRLWAVVLAACAGQFLVVLDVSVVNVALPSMRSDLGLSETGLQWVLNAYTLTFAGFMLLGGRAGDLFGRKRMFLVGLGLFVAASLAGGLAQEGWQLIAARAVQGMGAAVLAPATLTILTTSFPEGPARTRAIGTWTAVGAGGGAAGGLVGGLLTGGLSWRWVLLINVPVGAVVLVAATLWLAESRGSVGRKLDVPGALLVTAGLGAVAYGIVETESSGWTAAAALVPLAVGLVLLGAFVAVEARTRAPLVPLKLFRLRAVSSANAAMFVNGAAQFCMWYFVSLYMQNVLDYSPVQAGLGFIPQSLSIVFGSKLAPLLMQRIGPRHLAIIGTSIAGSGCLWQSTMHAGGGYADTVLGPGVLIALGAGLSATPLASLATRGAAPGDQGLVSGLINTSRTMGGALGLAALSTVAAARIGDDHGPASQAQGYGLAFQTGAWILLGSVLLMFLTLPRGDGRADDSAPEDEAAAEDEAAADGPVKERADEGAVTRD; this is translated from the coding sequence ATGTCCGGCATGGTCCAGTCCCCTCCTGCCCCCGACGTCTCCAGCGGTTCCAGCGGAGACCGCGTTGCCCGCCCCCGTCTGTGGGCCGTCGTGCTCGCGGCGTGCGCCGGGCAGTTCCTCGTCGTGCTCGACGTGTCGGTGGTCAACGTGGCGCTGCCGTCGATGCGTTCGGACCTGGGGCTGAGCGAGACAGGGCTGCAGTGGGTGCTGAACGCGTACACGCTCACGTTCGCCGGGTTCATGCTGCTCGGCGGCCGGGCCGGTGATCTCTTCGGCCGGAAGCGGATGTTCCTCGTCGGGCTGGGCCTCTTCGTCGCGGCCAGCCTTGCGGGCGGGCTGGCGCAGGAGGGCTGGCAGCTGATCGCCGCGCGCGCCGTGCAGGGCATGGGCGCGGCGGTGCTGGCGCCGGCCACGCTGACCATTCTGACCACCAGCTTCCCGGAGGGCCCGGCCCGTACCCGCGCCATAGGGACGTGGACGGCCGTCGGCGCGGGCGGCGGCGCGGCGGGCGGGCTCGTCGGCGGCCTGCTGACCGGCGGGCTGTCCTGGCGCTGGGTGCTGCTGATCAACGTCCCGGTCGGCGCCGTCGTCCTCGTCGCCGCCACCCTGTGGCTCGCCGAGAGCCGCGGCAGTGTGGGCAGGAAGCTCGACGTGCCGGGCGCGCTGCTGGTCACGGCGGGGCTCGGGGCGGTGGCGTACGGGATCGTGGAGACGGAGTCGTCCGGGTGGACGGCGGCGGCCGCGCTCGTACCGCTCGCCGTCGGGCTGGTGCTCCTGGGCGCGTTCGTGGCGGTCGAGGCGCGTACGCGGGCGCCGCTGGTGCCGTTGAAGCTGTTCCGGCTGCGGGCCGTGTCGTCGGCGAACGCGGCGATGTTCGTCAACGGCGCGGCGCAGTTCTGCATGTGGTACTTCGTGTCGCTCTACATGCAGAACGTGCTGGACTACTCGCCCGTCCAGGCCGGTCTCGGCTTCATACCGCAGTCACTCAGCATCGTCTTCGGCTCGAAGCTCGCACCGCTGCTGATGCAGCGCATCGGCCCCCGCCACCTGGCGATCATCGGCACCTCCATCGCGGGCAGCGGCTGCCTGTGGCAGAGCACGATGCACGCGGGCGGCGGCTACGCGGACACCGTGCTGGGCCCCGGCGTACTGATCGCGCTCGGCGCCGGACTGTCCGCCACCCCGCTCGCGTCCCTCGCCACGCGCGGCGCCGCGCCGGGGGACCAGGGCCTCGTGTCCGGCCTGATCAACACCTCCCGCACGATGGGCGGCGCCCTCGGATTGGCGGCGCTCTCCACCGTCGCCGCGGCCCGGATCGGCGACGACCACGGGCCGGCGAGCCAGGCGCAGGGGTACGGTCTGGCCTTCCAGACGGGGGCCTGGATACTGCTCGGGAGTGTGCTGCTGATGTTCCTGACCCTGCCGCGCGGCGACGGACGGGCGGACGACTCCGCCCCGGAGGACGAGGCCGCCGCGGAGGACGAGGCCGCCGCGGACGGCCCCGTGAAGGAGCGGGCGGACGAGGGGGCGGTCACGCGTGACTGA
- a CDS encoding SDR family NAD(P)-dependent oxidoreductase, whose protein sequence is MLVTGASRGLGRELARAFARNGDRVAVHYGTRREDAEETLAALPGEGHVLATADVSQPAEAARLAEEAADALGGLDVLVNNAAVNFPHPPASTSYDDWTTAWRRHTDVNLLGTAHLSHQAAQRMIAQGAAGGDQEGHGGRIVNIGSRGAFRGEPDHPAYAATKAAVHALGQSLAVALAPYGIAVASVAPGFFETERVAHRLRGEEGAAIRAQSPYGRVGRPEEVAEAVLWLASPAAEWSSGAVLDLNGASYLRT, encoded by the coding sequence GTGCTCGTCACCGGCGCCTCCCGCGGCCTCGGCCGCGAACTCGCCCGCGCCTTCGCGCGCAACGGCGACCGCGTCGCCGTCCACTACGGCACCCGCCGCGAGGACGCCGAGGAGACCCTCGCGGCACTGCCGGGCGAGGGCCACGTGCTGGCGACGGCGGACGTGTCGCAGCCGGCCGAGGCGGCGCGGCTGGCCGAGGAGGCCGCCGACGCGCTCGGCGGCCTCGACGTGCTGGTCAACAACGCCGCCGTCAACTTCCCGCATCCGCCCGCCTCGACGTCGTACGACGACTGGACGACAGCGTGGCGCCGCCACACGGATGTGAACCTCCTGGGCACCGCCCACCTCTCGCACCAGGCCGCGCAGCGGATGATCGCCCAGGGGGCGGCGGGCGGAGACCAAGAGGGTCACGGCGGCCGTATCGTCAACATCGGTTCGCGCGGCGCCTTCCGCGGCGAACCGGACCACCCCGCGTACGCCGCCACCAAGGCCGCCGTCCACGCGCTCGGCCAGTCGCTGGCGGTGGCGCTCGCGCCGTACGGCATCGCGGTCGCGTCCGTCGCGCCGGGCTTCTTCGAGACCGAACGCGTCGCGCACCGGCTGCGCGGCGAGGAGGGCGCGGCGATCCGCGCGCAGAGCCCGTACGGCCGCGTCGGGCGGCCGGAGGAGGTCGCGGAGGCGGTGCTGTGGCTGGCCTCGCCCGCGGCGGAGTGGAGTTCCGGCGCGGTGCTGGACCTGAACGGCGCGTCGTACCTCCGTACGTGA
- a CDS encoding MaoC/PaaZ C-terminal domain-containing protein translates to MPIDTAAALAAPPRTIEISWDHKDVQLYHLGLGAGVPATDPLELRYTLESRLHVLPSFATVAGGGVGVLDGLSAPGVDVDLAAVLHGGQHVTPHRPLPVRGEATRSSRVEAVYDKGKAAVIVLRTEAADADGPLWTSHTELYVRGEGGFGGERGPSVRPSTPVREPDRVVERAIREDQALLYRLSGDWNPLHADPDFARLAGFERPILHGLCSYGVALKAVADTLLDGNVARVRGYGTRFTGVVFPGETLRIAMWREGEDGSGGGGVARLEAVAVERDGAPVLGDAVVTYGP, encoded by the coding sequence ATGCCCATCGACACCGCTGCGGCACTCGCCGCCCCGCCCCGCACCATCGAGATCAGCTGGGACCACAAGGACGTCCAGCTCTACCACCTGGGCCTGGGCGCAGGCGTTCCCGCCACCGACCCGCTGGAGCTCCGCTACACCCTGGAGAGCCGCCTCCACGTCCTCCCCAGCTTCGCGACCGTCGCGGGCGGCGGCGTGGGCGTGCTGGACGGGCTGTCCGCGCCCGGCGTCGACGTGGATCTCGCGGCCGTCCTGCACGGCGGCCAGCACGTCACGCCGCACCGGCCGCTGCCCGTACGGGGTGAGGCGACGCGGAGTTCGCGGGTGGAGGCCGTGTACGACAAGGGCAAGGCCGCCGTCATCGTGCTGCGTACGGAGGCGGCCGACGCCGACGGCCCGCTGTGGACGTCGCACACGGAGCTGTACGTACGTGGCGAGGGCGGTTTCGGCGGCGAACGCGGCCCGTCCGTACGGCCGTCCACGCCCGTACGCGAGCCGGACCGCGTCGTGGAGCGCGCGATCCGGGAGGACCAGGCACTGCTGTACCGGCTTTCGGGCGACTGGAACCCACTGCACGCCGACCCCGACTTCGCCCGTCTCGCGGGCTTCGAACGGCCGATCCTGCACGGGCTGTGCTCGTACGGGGTGGCGCTGAAGGCCGTTGCCGACACGCTGCTCGACGGGAACGTGGCACGGGTGCGCGGTTACGGCACGCGCTTCACCGGGGTCGTCTTCCCGGGCGAGACGCTGCGTATCGCCATGTGGCGGGAGGGGGAGGACGGTTCGGGCGGCGGCGGCGTGGCGCGGCTGGAGGCGGTGGCCGTCGAACGGGACGGCGCACCGGTGCTCGGCGACGCGGTGGTGACGTACGGCCCCTGA
- a CDS encoding protein-tyrosine phosphatase family protein — MLPTPIRLWGGCGSVTKKRKRKAPAGSRRPAPGPPPAPVSALVPVSVPKSALPPPGSGPPAPADRETSPEGGARVGVYGASVRHPARAPRGYARRMTASPASSWEPAAAGVLRLPSGRLVRGRGLRRPLPPGAVPDFALYLLGRQPPAVDWESRWVRWPDFRLPADREAAADALREAWERAVTERVEVACGAGVGRTGTALACLAVLDGVPNAEAVAYVREHYAPRAVETPWQRRYVSRFSPAAQRRA; from the coding sequence ATGCTGCCGACTCCTATACGACTGTGGGGGGGGTGCGGGAGCGTCACAAAAAAAAGAAAAAGGAAGGCCCCGGCGGGCAGCCGCAGGCCGGCGCCGGGGCCGCCACCCGCGCCCGTAAGCGCCCTCGTGCCCGTGTCCGTGCCCAAGTCCGCGCTGCCGCCGCCCGGTTCGGGCCCGCCGGCACCGGCGGATCGGGAGACTAGCCCCGAGGGCGGGGCCCGCGTGGGTGTGTACGGGGCTTCCGTACGGCATCCGGCGCGGGCCCCGCGCGGCTACGCTCGCCGTATGACCGCTTCCCCTGCCTCCTCGTGGGAACCGGCCGCGGCGGGTGTGCTGCGGCTGCCCTCGGGGCGTCTCGTGCGCGGCCGCGGGCTGCGCCGTCCGCTGCCGCCCGGCGCGGTGCCGGACTTCGCGCTGTATCTGCTGGGCCGCCAACCGCCCGCCGTCGACTGGGAGTCGCGCTGGGTGCGCTGGCCCGACTTCCGGCTGCCTGCCGACCGGGAGGCGGCCGCCGACGCGCTGCGCGAGGCGTGGGAGCGCGCCGTTACGGAGCGCGTGGAGGTCGCCTGCGGCGCCGGGGTCGGCCGGACCGGGACCGCGCTCGCCTGCCTCGCCGTGCTGGACGGCGTGCCGAACGCCGAGGCGGTCGCGTACGTGCGGGAGCACTACGCACCGCGCGCCGTGGAGACGCCCTGGCAGCGGCGTTACGTCAGCCGCTTCTCGCCCGCGGCACAGCGGCGCGCCTGA
- a CDS encoding CDGSH iron-sulfur domain-containing protein gives MPRRSERPRRVAQDREGPLLIEGPVEFELQDGTVVSSDRFTVAVCQCRRSRTYPWCDTSHRRRSRPRPEDGRRTDVPGGAGDVPGTRDGKKPGDGSGERDETERPES, from the coding sequence GTGCCGAGAAGATCTGAACGCCCGCGCCGCGTCGCCCAGGACCGCGAGGGTCCGCTGCTGATCGAGGGGCCGGTGGAGTTCGAGCTGCAGGACGGCACCGTCGTCTCCTCGGACCGGTTCACCGTCGCCGTCTGCCAGTGCCGGCGCAGCCGTACGTACCCGTGGTGTGACACCAGCCACCGGCGGCGTTCCCGCCCGCGGCCGGAGGACGGCCGGCGGACGGACGTGCCCGGGGGCGCCGGGGACGTGCCCGGCACACGGGACGGGAAGAAGCCGGGGGACGGGAGCGGTGAGCGAGACGAGACCGAGAGGCCGGAGTCATGA
- a CDS encoding HemK2/MTQ2 family protein methyltransferase, producing the protein MTTTCAPLPELGRAVTLPGVYAPQADSLLLADAVRRERRVPGSDLLDVCTGSGALAVYAARLGACVTAVDIGRRAVLTARLNALLAARRVVVRRGDLLSALPPDRTFDMLISNPPYVPSPAEFPPRRGRARSWDAGWDGRAFVDRVCDASPSALRTGGVLLMVHSALSAPETTVRRLAALGLVAEISDRATVPFGPVLSARLPWLRENGLVDDAAENQEELVVIRAEKI; encoded by the coding sequence GTGACGACCACGTGCGCACCGCTGCCGGAACTGGGCCGCGCGGTGACCCTGCCCGGCGTCTACGCGCCCCAGGCGGACAGCTTGCTGCTCGCCGACGCGGTGCGCCGCGAGCGCCGAGTGCCGGGCTCCGATCTGCTCGACGTCTGTACGGGCAGTGGGGCGCTCGCGGTCTACGCGGCCCGGCTGGGCGCGTGCGTGACAGCCGTGGACATCGGCCGCAGGGCGGTGCTGACCGCGCGGCTCAACGCGCTGCTCGCCGCCCGCCGCGTCGTCGTACGCCGCGGTGATCTGCTCAGCGCGCTCCCCCCGGACCGGACGTTCGACATGCTCATCAGCAACCCGCCGTACGTCCCCTCCCCGGCCGAGTTCCCGCCGCGCCGCGGCCGGGCCCGTTCGTGGGACGCGGGGTGGGACGGCAGGGCGTTCGTGGACCGGGTGTGCGACGCCTCCCCGTCCGCGCTCCGTACCGGCGGGGTGCTGCTGATGGTGCACTCGGCGCTCAGCGCGCCGGAGACCACCGTGCGGAGACTGGCCGCGCTCGGGCTCGTGGCAGAGATCAGCGACCGCGCGACCGTTCCCTTCGGGCCCGTTCTCTCGGCGCGGCTGCCGTGGCTCCGGGAGAACGGGCTCGTGGACGACGCCGCCGAGAACCAGGAGGAACTGGTGGTCATCCGTGCCGAGAAGATCTGA
- a CDS encoding DUF3710 domain-containing protein, with protein MAATVSLGGGAASVQLQAFAADACGGLWEQVSARMAEGLSAGGGSLARVDGPLGPEPGAVLRDVESPGGEVAVRFAGCDGPGWLLRGTFTGAAGPGERYARRLEAVFRDTVVARGHGVPAPGEPLFLTLPPAPDAG; from the coding sequence GTGGCCGCCACCGTGTCGCTCGGCGGGGGCGCGGCCTCCGTACAGCTTCAGGCGTTCGCCGCGGACGCCTGCGGCGGCCTGTGGGAGCAGGTGAGCGCGCGCATGGCCGAGGGCCTGAGCGCGGGCGGCGGGTCCCTCGCGCGCGTGGACGGGCCGCTCGGCCCCGAACCGGGCGCCGTGCTCCGCGACGTGGAGTCCCCCGGCGGGGAGGTCGCGGTGCGGTTCGCCGGCTGCGACGGGCCGGGCTGGCTGCTGCGCGGGACGTTCACGGGCGCGGCGGGGCCGGGGGAGCGGTACGCGCGCAGACTGGAGGCCGTCTTCCGGGACACGGTGGTCGCCCGCGGCCACGGCGTGCCGGCACCGGGCGAGCCCCTCTTCCTCACCCTGCCGCCCGCCCCGGACGCGGGCTGA